From Sediminitomix flava, the proteins below share one genomic window:
- a CDS encoding glycosyltransferase family 2 protein, protein MDISIVIPSHNRKASLIQLLKSIKESDTETIQFEVIVVCDGCVDGTEKEIEAFQKQFSVLKYISQKGAGPAAARNNGAKLAQGKYIAFTDDDCLVSKEWLKAIITGFSKFPKVIGLQGKTLTNKKECTPLTHQIHNEAGHSAWPTCNVAYRKDYFERVGGFDESFPFAHNEDADIAWRLEKEGPMIFYSEMLIIHPPREESFKKLSKRMKMLESEFLLYHKDAKTYKEKRNSSPWVTIYWEVFLVHQFRQLKSRFKFIHKPKEFFLGLALNFYWWYELIALLPKYMAADKKYAKLYA, encoded by the coding sequence ATGGATATTTCAATCGTTATTCCTTCACATAATCGGAAAGCGTCTTTGATCCAACTTTTAAAATCTATTAAAGAAAGTGATACAGAGACTATCCAATTTGAAGTCATTGTTGTTTGTGACGGCTGTGTGGATGGTACAGAAAAAGAAATTGAAGCATTTCAGAAACAATTTTCGGTACTAAAATATATTAGTCAGAAAGGGGCAGGTCCTGCAGCTGCTCGTAACAATGGGGCTAAGCTTGCACAAGGAAAATATATTGCATTTACAGACGATGATTGTCTTGTAAGTAAAGAGTGGTTGAAAGCCATTATTACTGGTTTTTCAAAGTTTCCAAAAGTGATAGGTTTACAAGGAAAAACCTTGACCAACAAAAAAGAATGTACTCCGCTTACACATCAGATTCATAATGAGGCAGGGCACTCTGCATGGCCAACTTGCAATGTAGCCTATCGGAAAGATTACTTTGAAAGAGTTGGAGGCTTCGATGAGAGTTTTCCTTTTGCACATAATGAAGATGCCGATATTGCTTGGCGATTGGAAAAAGAAGGGCCCATGATCTTCTATTCAGAAATGCTCATTATTCATCCGCCTAGAGAAGAATCTTTCAAAAAGCTAAGTAAAAGAATGAAAATGCTTGAAAGTGAATTTCTTCTTTATCATAAAGATGCGAAGACTTACAAGGAAAAAAGAAATTCATCACCATGGGTGACAATCTATTGGGAAGTATTTCTAGTACATCAGTTCAGACAATTAAAATCTCGTTTTAAATTCATTCATAAACCAAAAGAATTCTTCTTGGGACTAGCCTTAAATTTCTATTGGTGGTATGAATTGATTGCCTTACTACCAAAATATATGGCAGCAGATAAGAAGTATGCCAAACTATATGCTTAA
- a CDS encoding glycosyltransferase family 2 protein, whose translation MYQNKPKTATNKTEDIATPLVSIVTINFCNEKITMEMLASISKANYPALEVIVVDNGSLKDYTKDFEQVYPEVKVIVSEKNLGFAGANNLGIKEAKGDYVYLVNNDTEFTDRTILPLIEKLEKEKYIGAISPKIQYFFQPDHIQYAGLTAINPFTGRNKMIGHREKDTGQYDAFYETDFAHGAAMMIRKSVIDLVGPMQTDYFLYYEELDWCESIKKSGFKIYYDGSANILHKESMSTGKNSPLKMYYQTRNRLWFMKRHYPKNDLFFKSFIFSFVIPKKLIELLVFGDWNLAKAFYKGVKDGLNPTITN comes from the coding sequence ATGTATCAAAACAAGCCCAAGACAGCTACCAACAAAACTGAGGATATTGCTACGCCATTAGTATCTATCGTAACGATTAATTTCTGTAACGAAAAAATCACGATGGAAATGTTAGCTTCTATTTCAAAAGCTAATTATCCAGCGCTAGAAGTAATAGTTGTGGACAATGGCTCCTTGAAAGATTATACAAAAGACTTTGAACAAGTGTATCCTGAGGTAAAAGTCATTGTCTCTGAAAAGAACTTGGGTTTTGCAGGAGCTAATAATCTTGGTATCAAAGAAGCAAAAGGAGATTATGTATACTTAGTGAATAACGATACGGAATTTACTGATCGTACAATTCTTCCACTCATTGAAAAATTAGAAAAGGAGAAATACATAGGTGCAATAAGCCCTAAAATACAATACTTCTTTCAACCAGATCACATTCAATACGCTGGACTGACAGCAATCAACCCTTTTACAGGGAGGAATAAAATGATTGGTCATCGGGAGAAAGATACAGGGCAATACGATGCTTTTTATGAAACTGATTTTGCACATGGAGCTGCAATGATGATTCGTAAATCAGTAATTGATTTGGTGGGGCCTATGCAAACTGATTATTTCTTGTACTACGAAGAATTGGATTGGTGTGAATCTATAAAGAAAAGTGGGTTCAAGATTTATTATGATGGGAGTGCAAATATTCTTCATAAAGAATCGATGAGTACAGGAAAAAATAGCCCTCTCAAAATGTACTACCAAACTCGAAATCGACTTTGGTTTATGAAACGTCATTACCCCAAAAATGACCTGTTTTTCAAAAGCTTCATTTTCTCATTCGTCATACCCAAGAAACTGATTGAATTGCTTGTTTTTGGCGATTGGAACCTCGCAAAAGCATTTTATAAAGGCGTTAAAGATGGTTTAAACCCTACAATTACTAACTAA
- a CDS encoding acyltransferase, which translates to MSILSWVKQNPKIKSLAHRMIIPKGEARPRTWVKWFVNPFYHKRSKGSKVCSSVRADLFPFNSFSLGAYSTVEDFSTLNNGVGALKIGENSRVGLGNVLIAPVTIGDNVILAQNIVVSGLNHNYQQINIPIKDQGVSTEEIIIDDGAWIGANATITAGVRIGKNSIIGAGSVVTKSVPDYHIAVGNPAKLVKYYNFETKNWEKIQTKDVSKQAQDSYQQN; encoded by the coding sequence ATGAGCATATTGAGTTGGGTAAAACAAAACCCTAAAATCAAATCTCTCGCCCATCGAATGATTATTCCCAAAGGTGAAGCTCGCCCTAGAACGTGGGTAAAATGGTTTGTAAATCCTTTCTATCATAAGAGATCCAAGGGAAGTAAAGTCTGTAGCTCTGTTAGAGCTGATCTATTTCCATTTAACTCATTTTCATTGGGGGCTTATAGCACTGTTGAAGATTTTTCAACCCTAAATAATGGTGTGGGAGCATTAAAGATTGGAGAAAACTCAAGAGTTGGTCTCGGAAATGTATTAATCGCTCCAGTCACAATCGGTGATAATGTTATTCTTGCACAAAACATTGTGGTTTCGGGTTTGAATCATAATTATCAGCAAATCAATATTCCGATCAAAGACCAAGGTGTTTCAACAGAGGAAATCATTATTGATGATGGTGCTTGGATTGGAGCAAATGCTACAATTACGGCAGGGGTGCGAATCGGTAAAAATTCGATTATTGGTGCAGGAAGTGTTGTGACCAAATCAGTACCAGATTATCACATTGCTGTGGGGAATCCAGCCAAACTTGTAAAGTATTACAATTTCGAAACTAAGAATTGGGAAAAAATTCAGACAAAAGATGTATCAAAACAAGCCCAAGACAGCTACCAACAAAACTGA
- a CDS encoding glycosyltransferase family 2 protein, with the protein MEFLFWLSIVIVIYAFVGYGVILYGLVKLKNFLFPRSVKYNEDYYPEVTFVVAAYNEEDCIEEKILNSLSLDYPKDKIKYLFVTDGSTDRTNEIIKNYEEVTLEFSPERKGKIAAVNRIMKLIESPIVIFSDANTTLNKEAILNIVRHFQYPTVGAVAGEKRIIQAEEGDASNAGEGIYWKYESKLKELDSELYSTMGAAGELFAIRNDLYTEMESDALIEDFLMTMRIAAQGYKVVYEKEATASETSSMNIKEEFKRKVRISAGGIQAVIRLVPLLNFFKFGILTFQYISHRAIRWTLSPLALPIILITNSLLHFEVGGFYSFLWYAQVTFYLLAGLGWVFEKRKIRSKILFMPFYFIMMNYSVFLGYFRLVKGSQSVVWDKAKRATTV; encoded by the coding sequence ATGGAATTTCTATTTTGGCTTTCAATTGTTATTGTGATCTATGCCTTTGTAGGGTATGGAGTTATTCTGTACGGATTGGTGAAGTTGAAAAACTTCTTATTTCCGAGAAGTGTGAAATACAATGAAGACTATTACCCAGAAGTAACGTTTGTTGTAGCTGCCTACAATGAAGAAGATTGTATTGAAGAAAAGATTCTGAATAGTTTGTCACTTGATTACCCAAAGGATAAGATTAAATATCTTTTTGTAACGGATGGGAGCACAGACAGAACCAATGAAATCATTAAGAATTACGAAGAAGTTACTTTAGAATTTAGTCCTGAACGAAAAGGGAAGATTGCGGCTGTTAATCGTATCATGAAACTGATTGAAAGCCCAATTGTGATTTTCTCAGATGCAAATACAACACTTAATAAAGAAGCAATTTTAAATATAGTCAGACATTTTCAGTACCCAACCGTTGGTGCTGTGGCAGGAGAGAAGCGAATTATTCAAGCGGAAGAAGGGGATGCTAGCAATGCAGGAGAAGGAATTTATTGGAAATATGAATCAAAGTTAAAAGAGCTTGATTCGGAGTTGTACAGTACAATGGGTGCAGCAGGCGAGCTGTTCGCAATTCGAAATGATTTGTATACAGAAATGGAATCTGATGCGCTGATCGAAGATTTTCTGATGACGATGCGAATAGCTGCCCAAGGTTACAAAGTTGTCTATGAAAAAGAGGCAACTGCTAGTGAAACATCTTCTATGAATATTAAAGAAGAGTTTAAAAGAAAAGTAAGGATTTCGGCTGGAGGAATTCAAGCTGTCATCCGATTAGTACCACTACTGAACTTCTTCAAATTTGGTATTCTCACATTTCAGTACATATCACACCGAGCAATCAGATGGACGTTAAGCCCACTTGCTTTACCGATTATACTTATCACTAATAGCTTATTGCATTTCGAAGTAGGTGGATTTTATTCATTCTTATGGTATGCACAAGTGACATTCTATTTGTTAGCTGGTTTAGGCTGGGTTTTTGAGAAAAGAAAAATTCGCTCAAAGATCTTATTTATGCCTTTCTACTTTATTATGATGAATTACAGTGTATTCTTAGGCTATTTCAGATTGGTAAAAGGAAGTCAGAGTGTGGTTTGGGATAAAGCAAAACGAGCTACGACAGTCTAG
- the lon gene encoding endopeptidase La: MRSKLNSELRMLSQFSDLDSDQLISIIPAEGDDKEFDDIDEMELPILPLRNMVLFPGVVLPITVGRKKSVKLVKKAYKDNKTIGVITQRNSNSDDPSLEELYKYGTVAKILKVLVLPDGNTTIIIQGKKKIEAVETIQKDPYLTAKVRMVHEDKLIESEEETSAVINSLKEAAYKILELNPDIPQEASGALDNISSLGFLLNFLCSNINAEVKEKQGLLEINNVHEKVKTLLEYMYREIKILEIKQEIHSKVSSDIDQQQRDYFLRQQMKVLQDELGGEGPQQEIESLRKRAAKKDWHEQVAKHFDKELDKLGRLNPSSAEYPIALNYCEFMLDLPWNEFTEDDLDLKKAQKILDKDHYGLDKVKKRIIEYLAVLKLKQDMKAPILCLYGPPGVGKTSLGKSVAKALGRKYVRMSLGGLKDESEIRGHRKTYIGAMAGRIMQSIKKAGTSNPVFILDEIDKIGADFRGDPSSAFLEVLDPEQNDSFLDNYLEVEYDLSKVMFIATANSLETIQPALRDRMEIIEINGYTLEEKTEIAKKHLLPKQKKEHGLKSGDFSLDAKGIKTVIEGYTRESGVRNLERKLGAVSRSIATHIAMEDEYKKRLSSNDVEEILGVAHFDKDKYQDNEHAGVVTGLAWTQVGGEILFIESSLSKGKGRITLSGQLGDVMKESATTALSYLRSQAKSLGIDYNIFENYDLHVHVPAGAVPKDGPSAGITMLTAMASIYTQRKVKQKLAMTGEITLRGTVLPVGGIKEKLLAAKRAGIKEIIFSDQNKKDVNEIEEQYLKGLTLHFVKNAEEVLEIALLNTKVKNAIQFELPKKEK, translated from the coding sequence ATGAGAAGTAAGTTAAATAGTGAATTAAGGATGTTGAGTCAGTTTTCAGATTTAGATTCTGATCAATTGATATCAATTATCCCTGCAGAAGGAGACGATAAGGAATTTGACGATATTGACGAAATGGAACTTCCAATTCTTCCTCTTCGTAATATGGTACTTTTTCCGGGCGTCGTTTTGCCCATCACTGTAGGAAGAAAAAAATCAGTAAAGTTAGTCAAGAAAGCATATAAAGATAATAAAACGATAGGTGTTATCACTCAACGTAACAGTAACAGTGATGACCCAAGCCTTGAAGAACTCTATAAGTATGGTACAGTAGCTAAAATCTTAAAGGTTTTGGTACTACCTGATGGGAATACTACAATTATTATTCAAGGTAAAAAGAAAATAGAAGCTGTTGAAACGATCCAAAAAGATCCATATCTAACTGCTAAAGTTCGTATGGTTCATGAGGATAAGCTTATTGAAAGTGAAGAAGAAACAAGTGCTGTTATCAATTCACTTAAAGAAGCTGCTTATAAAATCTTAGAGCTAAATCCAGATATTCCGCAAGAAGCATCAGGTGCTTTAGATAATATCTCAAGTTTAGGGTTCTTGTTAAACTTCTTGTGTTCAAATATTAATGCAGAAGTAAAAGAGAAACAAGGATTACTTGAAATCAATAATGTACATGAGAAGGTGAAAACCTTATTAGAGTACATGTATAGAGAGATTAAAATTCTTGAGATCAAGCAAGAAATTCATTCTAAGGTAAGCTCAGATATTGATCAGCAGCAAAGAGATTATTTCCTACGTCAGCAAATGAAAGTGTTGCAAGACGAATTAGGAGGTGAAGGCCCTCAGCAGGAAATTGAATCGCTTAGAAAAAGAGCTGCTAAGAAAGATTGGCATGAGCAAGTTGCAAAGCATTTTGATAAAGAGTTAGATAAATTGGGTCGTTTGAATCCATCTTCTGCTGAATATCCAATAGCATTGAACTACTGTGAGTTTATGCTTGACCTTCCATGGAATGAATTCACTGAAGATGATTTAGACCTTAAAAAGGCTCAGAAAATATTGGATAAAGACCATTATGGTTTAGATAAGGTTAAAAAACGTATCATTGAGTATTTAGCAGTATTGAAGCTAAAACAAGATATGAAAGCGCCTATTCTATGTCTGTATGGCCCTCCGGGTGTTGGTAAAACTTCATTGGGTAAATCTGTGGCTAAAGCACTAGGAAGAAAATATGTACGTATGTCTTTGGGTGGACTTAAAGATGAGTCTGAAATTAGAGGACATCGTAAAACATATATTGGTGCAATGGCTGGTCGTATCATGCAAAGTATTAAGAAAGCAGGTACTTCCAATCCAGTATTTATCCTAGATGAAATTGATAAAATTGGAGCCGATTTTAGAGGAGATCCATCTTCAGCATTCTTAGAAGTACTTGATCCAGAACAAAATGATTCGTTCTTAGACAATTACTTGGAAGTTGAGTATGACCTTTCTAAAGTGATGTTTATTGCGACAGCAAACTCTTTGGAAACAATTCAGCCTGCACTCCGTGACCGTATGGAGATCATTGAAATCAATGGATATACGCTCGAAGAAAAGACTGAAATTGCTAAGAAACATTTGCTTCCGAAGCAAAAGAAAGAGCACGGATTAAAATCGGGTGACTTCTCTTTAGATGCTAAAGGAATCAAAACTGTGATCGAAGGTTATACGAGAGAGTCTGGTGTTCGTAATTTGGAAAGAAAATTAGGAGCTGTCTCAAGAAGTATAGCTACGCATATTGCTATGGAAGATGAGTACAAAAAACGTCTTTCAAGTAATGATGTTGAAGAAATTTTGGGTGTAGCTCACTTTGATAAAGATAAGTATCAAGACAACGAGCATGCAGGTGTAGTGACTGGTCTTGCTTGGACTCAAGTAGGTGGAGAAATCTTATTTATTGAGTCAAGTCTTAGTAAAGGAAAAGGTCGTATTACCCTTTCAGGTCAGCTAGGTGATGTAATGAAAGAATCTGCAACTACGGCACTTTCTTATCTAAGATCACAAGCAAAAAGTTTAGGTATTGATTACAATATCTTTGAAAATTATGACCTTCATGTTCACGTACCAGCAGGTGCAGTTCCTAAAGATGGACCATCAGCAGGTATTACGATGCTCACAGCAATGGCTTCAATTTACACACAACGTAAAGTGAAGCAGAAGTTAGCCATGACTGGTGAAATTACTTTACGAGGTACAGTACTTCCTGTAGGTGGAATTAAGGAAAAATTATTAGCTGCAAAAAGAGCAGGTATTAAAGAAATTATCTTTAGTGACCAAAATAAGAAGGACGTAAATGAAATTGAAGAGCAATACCTAAAAGGACTGACCCTTCATTTTGTGAAAAATGCAGAAGAAGTACTTGAAATTGCTTTGTTAAATACAAAAGTGAAAAATGCGATTCAGTTTGAGTTACCTAAGAAAGAGAAATAA
- a CDS encoding lipopolysaccharide biosynthesis protein: protein MTISLRKIFISLVNNFIEIIVGLGIIILISRFYDQEIVGHWVVFSAAVFFLAKVREGFIQTALTKFGTNSDDLQRNAVLKLNLFSNLCIELGISVVIYGIVSLGFLKEVAYLFWFYPIYAIPWSIYRWQMFAHLTKLDVKKVFNSNISVCLIVCVGILGIVSYQLPIQYLAVVLGLAGISGAFVGLYQLNGIEIFKAKYTKTDVKNLLYYGKHGILREFTGTLSNRINIFLSAGLLSFSETALLGVAQRYAQLILIPNGAIQSLSFPKACEIVNQASAIEERNVKLRKLYAETVSLLLGLFLGLLLVVFLFSEQIVVFINGEDYLDAVPLMLIIMFTLAIFSPFGSSFGGMINALGKPEINTKVILVNSVVNIALSVFMVHTFGLKGAVLGPLCSEIFGFLWISIILKKEIGINFIDCFLQIPKRYKEIIIKVFSILQRTNSKQSEYKTPNP, encoded by the coding sequence ATGACGATTTCACTCAGAAAAATATTTATTTCTCTTGTCAATAATTTCATAGAGATTATTGTTGGACTCGGCATTATCATTCTGATCAGTCGGTTTTACGATCAGGAAATTGTAGGGCATTGGGTGGTTTTCAGTGCGGCTGTATTTTTCCTTGCAAAAGTAAGAGAAGGCTTTATACAGACTGCTCTGACTAAGTTCGGAACCAACTCTGATGATTTACAAAGAAATGCGGTACTCAAACTCAACCTATTCAGTAATCTGTGTATTGAGTTAGGAATCTCAGTAGTAATCTATGGCATAGTATCTTTAGGATTTCTAAAAGAAGTCGCCTATTTGTTTTGGTTTTACCCAATCTATGCAATTCCATGGTCAATATACAGATGGCAAATGTTTGCCCACCTGACAAAGTTGGATGTTAAAAAGGTATTCAACTCTAATATTAGCGTATGTCTTATTGTCTGTGTGGGTATTTTAGGAATTGTGAGCTATCAATTACCGATTCAATACTTGGCTGTAGTTTTAGGATTGGCAGGTATTAGTGGTGCTTTTGTAGGTTTGTATCAACTTAATGGAATAGAAATATTTAAAGCGAAATACACTAAAACGGACGTCAAAAACCTATTGTACTATGGTAAACATGGAATTTTGAGAGAGTTTACGGGAACACTATCAAACCGAATTAATATATTCTTGAGTGCCGGTCTATTGAGTTTCAGCGAAACGGCTTTGCTAGGAGTGGCACAGCGATATGCTCAACTTATTCTGATACCAAATGGTGCTATTCAATCCTTATCTTTTCCGAAAGCTTGTGAAATTGTAAACCAAGCTTCTGCTATAGAAGAGCGTAATGTTAAACTACGGAAGTTGTACGCAGAAACAGTATCTCTACTCTTAGGACTATTTCTTGGTCTATTGTTGGTCGTGTTTCTGTTCTCAGAGCAAATTGTCGTTTTCATTAATGGAGAAGATTATCTAGATGCGGTTCCTCTCATGCTGATCATCATGTTTACTTTGGCTATTTTCTCCCCATTCGGAAGTTCATTTGGGGGAATGATAAATGCTTTGGGTAAACCAGAAATAAATACAAAAGTAATTTTAGTCAATAGCGTTGTGAACATTGCTTTGTCCGTTTTTATGGTTCATACTTTCGGATTGAAAGGAGCTGTATTAGGACCTCTATGTTCTGAAATTTTCGGCTTTCTTTGGATTAGTATTATTCTGAAGAAAGAGATAGGTATCAACTTCATTGACTGTTTCTTGCAAATACCTAAAAGGTATAAAGAAATAATTATTAAAGTATTTTCAATTTTACAAAGGACTAACAGTAAACAATCAGAATATAAAACACCTAATCCTTAA
- a CDS encoding OmpA family protein, which translates to MIRRLFFLSALLLVWTSISYAQLPNEDENKHMIVKELVPTNKKSLLSAPLLSFSNIDNKKPYLDRSKKAQLRRLKVNEHWDQYIQHTADYISNYTVQDFKNPETLNLLWSLAKKCQEHDENELAKDLYRLILKHDRRFLRVALEKYDSLNYNDQIIYADTSHYYRLVEQRKLIDTLAVPKDVLVEMSDNINSIFDDYGMTYSVFDQALLFTSNRTDRDTSDLAIIKEDLYGAKINEDIFIAYKEKYDWTEAVPFDAINSEYKEGSPCMSQDGQELYFVRCNSSLGLGDCDLYVSKKDAEGNWGVPENLGPNVNSVNWDSHPTLSPKADTLYFSSNRGGGFGGSDLYYSTKNHDGEWNKARNMGPVINTKNDEVSPFFHPKYSVLYFSSNGQLLNFGNFDIYKSYLLPDGKHTEPLNVGPLVNGIGNEFYFSIDTDSKWLFYSKSSKGKAGDVLNIHSFGLPMGAKPNNTIRFSGIVKEPTTGETFEGVVTIIDVSEATEVAPRHIRPDGSFDFELIDNRDYLLIVEGDNFFKFEELFHLNGETHVEIPVVRNNTSITFESIDFESGSYRLLPEMENNLHLIIQFLEQYPDFHIMVIGHTDEDGNHQLNIDLSQKRADAIRDYILSYGGFENDRVYAFGLGSTAPIHTVADTEEEKRMNRRVEFKIFRSTNELQEKYKELLN; encoded by the coding sequence ATGATTAGGAGGCTATTTTTTCTTTCAGCTTTACTGTTAGTTTGGACCAGTATTTCATATGCTCAACTTCCCAATGAAGATGAGAATAAGCATATGATCGTAAAAGAACTTGTTCCTACTAACAAAAAATCTTTATTATCCGCTCCGCTATTATCATTTTCAAATATCGATAATAAAAAACCATATCTTGATCGCTCTAAAAAAGCACAATTAAGAAGGTTAAAGGTAAATGAGCATTGGGATCAGTATATCCAACACACCGCAGATTATATCTCTAACTATACTGTTCAAGACTTTAAAAATCCTGAAACGCTTAATCTTCTTTGGTCTTTAGCTAAAAAATGTCAGGAACATGACGAAAATGAATTAGCAAAAGACTTGTACAGACTAATTTTAAAACATGATCGCAGATTTTTAAGAGTTGCACTCGAAAAATATGATTCTTTGAACTACAATGATCAGATCATTTATGCGGATACTAGCCATTATTATAGATTGGTCGAGCAACGAAAATTGATTGACACTTTGGCTGTACCAAAAGATGTTTTGGTTGAGATGTCAGATAATATCAATTCTATTTTTGATGATTATGGCATGACTTATTCCGTATTTGATCAAGCTTTACTTTTTACATCAAACAGAACTGACAGAGATACAAGCGATCTTGCTATCATTAAAGAAGATTTATACGGAGCGAAAATAAATGAAGACATTTTTATAGCCTACAAAGAAAAATACGACTGGACTGAAGCCGTTCCTTTCGATGCGATCAACTCTGAATACAAAGAAGGCTCACCATGCATGTCTCAAGATGGACAAGAGCTATATTTTGTAAGATGTAATAGTTCTCTTGGGCTAGGAGACTGTGACCTCTATGTCTCTAAAAAAGATGCTGAAGGGAACTGGGGTGTTCCAGAAAACCTTGGCCCTAATGTGAATTCTGTGAATTGGGATTCTCATCCGACATTAAGTCCTAAAGCTGACACACTATACTTTTCTTCAAATAGAGGTGGCGGATTTGGTGGCTCAGATTTGTATTATAGTACAAAAAACCATGACGGAGAATGGAACAAAGCAAGAAATATGGGACCTGTCATCAATACTAAAAACGATGAAGTAAGTCCATTTTTCCATCCTAAATACAGTGTTTTGTATTTTAGTTCGAATGGGCAACTATTGAATTTCGGTAATTTTGACATCTATAAATCTTATTTACTTCCAGATGGGAAACACACTGAACCTCTCAATGTGGGACCTTTAGTAAATGGTATAGGAAATGAATTCTATTTTTCGATTGATACTGACTCTAAGTGGCTTTTCTATTCCAAAAGTTCAAAAGGAAAAGCTGGTGATGTCTTGAATATTCATTCCTTTGGTCTACCTATGGGAGCAAAACCTAACAATACCATCAGATTTTCGGGTATTGTAAAAGAACCTACCACAGGTGAAACTTTTGAAGGAGTTGTTACGATCATTGATGTGAGTGAAGCAACTGAGGTCGCACCAAGGCACATAAGACCAGATGGTTCCTTTGATTTCGAGTTGATTGATAATCGTGATTATCTGTTAATTGTTGAAGGTGATAACTTCTTTAAATTTGAAGAACTATTCCATTTGAATGGAGAAACACACGTTGAGATTCCTGTGGTAAGGAATAATACCAGTATCACTTTTGAGTCAATTGACTTTGAAAGTGGCAGTTATAGACTTCTCCCTGAGATGGAAAATAACTTACACCTCATCATACAATTTTTAGAACAATATCCTGACTTTCATATCATGGTGATTGGCCACACCGATGAAGATGGAAATCATCAGTTGAATATTGATTTATCTCAGAAAAGAGCCGATGCTATCCGAGACTATATATTGTCTTATGGAGGATTCGAAAACGACAGAGTTTATGCTTTTGGATTAGGAAGTACCGCACCAATTCATACTGTAGCTGATACCGAAGAAGAAAAAAGAATGAACAGACGAGTCGAGTTTAAAATATTCAGAAGTACGAATGAGCTTCAAGAAAAATATAAAGAACTGCTAAACTAA
- a CDS encoding glycosyltransferase, translating into MNFENLPIVFQGLPRWDGPYASTSVTVAKKLSENHQVFYIDHPFTLKDKLGSKDSPQLMERTALWADDLYYQTPYPELPNFINVCPKPVLPINFLPKGFIYQKFCNYVNQQVWKQIDDVLDKYGVEEFIYVNSFDPVYSRIYTSKRVILNVYHCVDLISGEKYIAKHGVEAEKSACNKADFVICTSRPLKKKLYKFNENCYAVENAVDYEFFQKSLDAEVPEDLAMIPGKKLVYTGNIGLRLDYQLIKEAAENMPDYSFVFIGPINQREFRGQELKKLPNVHFLGQKAFEDIPAYIKGADVCLIPFRRTELTKHIYPLKINEYLAMGKPVITSDFTDLSEFGNVTYRYLGIRQFTSQIEKAIEEDSEVKIADRKVFAAKNTWDHRICNWEAIFKNALKNKEVLI; encoded by the coding sequence ATGAATTTTGAAAATCTACCAATTGTTTTTCAAGGCTTACCCCGTTGGGATGGTCCTTATGCCTCCACCTCTGTAACGGTAGCCAAAAAGCTCTCAGAAAATCATCAAGTTTTTTACATAGATCACCCGTTTACTTTAAAAGATAAGCTTGGCTCTAAAGACAGCCCACAGTTGATGGAAAGAACTGCTCTTTGGGCTGATGATTTGTACTATCAGACACCATACCCAGAACTCCCAAACTTTATAAATGTCTGTCCTAAGCCTGTTCTACCTATCAATTTTTTACCTAAAGGATTCATCTATCAGAAGTTTTGTAATTATGTAAATCAGCAAGTTTGGAAACAGATTGATGATGTATTGGATAAGTATGGTGTTGAAGAATTTATCTATGTAAATTCTTTTGATCCTGTGTATTCAAGAATCTATACTTCGAAACGAGTGATTCTGAACGTATATCATTGTGTTGACTTAATTTCTGGAGAAAAATACATTGCAAAACATGGCGTAGAAGCTGAAAAATCAGCTTGTAACAAAGCAGATTTTGTAATCTGCACTTCACGACCTTTAAAGAAAAAGCTGTATAAGTTTAATGAAAACTGTTATGCGGTTGAAAATGCAGTAGACTACGAGTTTTTCCAAAAAAGTTTGGATGCTGAAGTTCCTGAAGATTTAGCCATGATCCCTGGTAAGAAATTAGTTTACACAGGAAATATAGGTCTGAGATTGGATTATCAACTGATAAAAGAAGCCGCTGAAAATATGCCTGATTACAGCTTTGTTTTCATCGGACCTATAAATCAACGAGAATTTAGAGGACAAGAACTCAAGAAGCTACCTAACGTCCATTTTCTAGGTCAGAAAGCATTTGAAGACATCCCTGCTTATATCAAAGGTGCTGATGTATGTCTGATTCCATTCCGACGAACTGAATTGACGAAGCATATTTACCCTCTGAAAATCAACGAATATTTGGCAATGGGTAAACCTGTCATTACAAGTGATTTTACAGACTTGAGTGAATTTGGAAATGTAACCTACAGATATTTGGGAATCAGACAATTTACAAGTCAGATAGAGAAGGCTATTGAAGAAGATTCAGAGGTGAAAATTGCTGACCGTAAGGTATTTGCTGCAAAAAATACTTGGGATCATAGAATCTGTAATTGGGAAGCGATTTTCAAAAATGCGCTAAAGAATAAGGAGGTATTGATATGA